The following coding sequences are from one uncultured Desulfobacter sp. window:
- the tnpA gene encoding IS200/IS605 family transposase, translating to MNNDSSLSHSRWECKYHVVWIPKYRRKTLYGELRKYLGQVFKDLARSRECEIIEGHMMSDHVHMLISIPPKYSVAQVVGFIKGKSAIHIARNYLGHRRNFTGQQFWARGYHVSTVGRDEATIREYIRSQEKEDQRLEQLSLFK from the coding sequence ATGAATAACGATTCAAGCTTATCCCATAGCCGTTGGGAATGCAAATACCACGTTGTGTGGATTCCCAAATACCGTAGAAAGACTTTGTATGGAGAACTAAGGAAATATCTTGGACAAGTCTTTAAAGATTTGGCGCGTAGCAGGGAGTGTGAAATCATAGAAGGCCATATGATGTCAGATCATGTGCATATGTTGATCTCGATTCCTCCGAAATATTCGGTCGCGCAAGTCGTTGGGTTTATCAAGGGTAAAAGTGCGATCCATATAGCACGGAATTACCTGGGACATCGAAGAAATTTTACCGGGCAGCAATTTTGGGCCAGAGGTTATCATGTTTCAACCGTTGGTCGTGATGAGGCGACTATCCGGGAATATATCCGTTCTCAGGAGAAAGAGGATCAACGTTTAGAGCAACTGAGTTTGTTCAAATAG